The genomic segment GCATCTGATTGGTTCGCGCCGCGACTGTCTGGTGCCCGCGCCAACCCTTGAAGAGATGCGCGCCGCGAAGCGTCAGTATCGCAAAACCCAGCCAGCGCTGACCAGGCATACGCCGGTCAGCCATCAGCGCCAGACGCTGCCGAAGACCAGGAAAACGGCGCGTTAAGCCCATAAAAAAAGCACCGCTCGCGGTGCTTTTTCTTTTATGCCAGCGTGATGCTTAACGACGAACCGCGATGGCTTCGATTTCGATTTTCACATCTTTCGGCAGACGCGCCACCTCGACGCAGGAGCGCGCCGGGAAGGTGGCGTTGTGCTCGGTGAAAAACGCTTCGTAAGTGGCGTTGACGGTCGCGAAATCATTGAGATCTTTTACGAATACCGTGGTTTTTACGATATCGCCCACTTTCAGGCCAGCGGCTTCGATAATCGCTTTCACGTTATCGAGCGACTGGCGCGCCTGTGCGGCAATGTCGTCCGGCACGCTGCCGGATTTCGGATCCACCGGGATCTGCCCGGAGGTGATAACCATGTTGCCCAGATCGACGGCCTGAACATACGGGCCGATTGCTGCGGGTGCATTTTCCGTGGCGATAGTGCGGGACATAATTTCTCCTGAAGTTAACAGCGGTAAGGCTCCCGCTCATTATAGGGAGCCAGGAGGCCTTTGCCAGCCACAATTAATCCGCGAGCACGACGTGACGGGCGAACTCTTTCTCGCAATATTTACACTTCAGCTGTACCGCCTCACCGCGGGTTTTCACCGCGAAGCTGGACGCGACTGGCTCAATGCGGCTAATGCAGTTGCCGTTCGGGCAGACCAGCACATTGTCGATACGATCCGGCAGGCTCGGCTTGCTCTTGCCCACCACTTCATAATCGTCGATGCGGTTGACCGTCGCCTGCGGTGCGTAGAGCGCGAGCTGGTTTACCTGCTCGTCGGTCAAAAAGGTGTTCTCAATCTTGATCAAATCTTTGCGGCCCATCTCGCCGGAGGGCAGGTTAAGGCCGATAGTGATGCGCTGATCCGTTTCGGTAAGCTTAAACAGGGAAAGCAGCTTAAAACCGACCTGCGCCGGGATATGGTCAATCACTGTGCCGCGGCGAATGGCTTCTACCTGAAGTTTATTGTCATGTGTCATGAGCTTCTCCTTACAGCGCTAAATCGTGTGATTCAGTACCAGCGCCAGCAGCGCCTGACGAGCGAAAATGCCGTTGCCCGCCTGCTGGAAATACCAGGCATGCGGCGTTTTATCGACATCGGTCGTAATTTCGTCGATACGCGGCAGCGGGTGCAGCACTTTCATGTTGGCGCGCGCGCCGTGCAGATCGGCGGCTCGCAGCACGAACTGCGCTTTCACGTTGGCGTATTCCGACGGATCGAGGCGCTCTTTCTGGACGCGGGTCATATAGAGGATGTCGACCTCCTGCACCACATCTTCAATGGCGCTGTGCAGGCTCCAGGCGATGCCTTTTTCATCCAGCATATCGAGAATGTATTGCGGCATCGCCAGCGCATCCGGGGCGATAAAGCAAAAGCGGTTGCCGTTAAACTTCGCCAGCGCCTGCGCCAGTGAATGCACGGTGCGGCCATATTTCAGGTCGCCCACCATCGCGATGGTGAGGTTTTCAAGCCGTCCCTGCGTTTCCTGAATGGTGAAGAGATCGAGCAGCGTCTGGGTCGGATGCTGGTTGGCGCCGTCGCCCGCATTCAGCACCGGCACGCCGCCGGAAAATTCCGTCGCGAGGCGCGCTGCGCCTTCCTGCGGATGGCGCATCACAATGGCGTCCACATAGGTGCTGATAACCGAAATGGTATCCGCCAGCGTTTCGCCTTTTTTCCCAAGTGACGTATTGCTGCTGTCAGAGAAACCCACTACCGCCGCGCCCAGACGATGCATGGAGGTTTCAAACGACAGACGGGTGCGGGTCGAGGCCTCAAAGAAGCAACTGGCGATAACTTTATGCTTCAAAAGCTCCGGCTGCGGGTTCGCCTTTAGCTTCGCCGCTGTCTCCAGCACCAGCTCAAGCTCGGCGCGGCTGAGATCGTTGATGGAAATAATATGTTTTTGAAAAAGCGGATTCGCCATTTTTGTCTCCTCTTTAGGCCGGCGGACAAACGCTGGACAAAAAAAAGCCCCTCATTGAGGGGCTTTTAACAGCAATTCTGGAACGGAAAGAGCAACGGCCTGGCCGTCAGTTTTCTGACGACGCGGTAAGACAAATTGTCGAACACACTGGACCATACTTCCCTCCGGCAAATTGCCCGGCATTATACGCATGTGCGTTTAGCTGACAAGCAAGAAATGCACACTTTGTCGCCAGGAATCGATTGCTGTGAATATTAATGCATTCTTAGTAGATAATTAATGCGTTTGTGAATGAGGGCGGTGCGCCTGACATCACGTGGCGCTATCCAGACGATACTGCTGCCCGCGACCACGCCCAGGATTTCCGGCAGCGCGTGATAATCCAGCACTTTCGCCACTGCGCGGCCATAGCCTGCAACCGTGTGGACAAGGATAAATTCACTGTTATGTTCGACGCTCACGACCATTTCTGAGATAGACCGCGCCGCATCCGGGGCCGGGCGTAACAGCGGGTTAAGAGAATAAATTTTTTGTCCTTTGGCGTTGCGGATTTTCACCACACCAAGCAGTTTGAGCAGGCGTGAGACGGAGGACTGGCTGATATTGTCAAACCCGTGGCGCTGCATATCCCGCCGGATCTCCTCCTGAGAGCAGTAGGTTTTATTGCTGATAAGCCGCTGGCACACCGTCATTTGCTGCTGCTCTTTTCCGGAATAATCACCGTAATCCTTCATGGACCGTCACTCCTTACGTTGATGAAAGTTGAAGAAAAACGATATTGTTTTCCCGACCCGCGCGCGGGGAAACCACAATAACCTGACGACACGCGGGCTTTTACAGAAATGGGAGGCGTTTCATGCGGCGCGATGCCCGTGATTGACAGCGCCGCGACGCCATGAATGGCTAAAACAGCACGCCGAGACTGAGCGCGGCCATATTCAGCACCGTCAGGATGAGGATGAGCGGCGCCACCCATTTCAGATAACGAACGTAAGGCACCCGCGCGATAGCAAGACCGCCCATCACCACCGCCGAGGTCGGCGTAATCAGGTTTACAATGCCGGACGCTGACTGGTACGCCGTCACCACCAGCGAGCGTCCCACATGGGCGAAATCCGCGAGCGGCGCCATGATAGGCATGGTCAGTACGGCAAGGCCGGATGATGAGGGCACAAGAAACGAGAGCAAGACCTCAAGCCAGTAGGTCACATTGATGAAAACCGTGGTGGAGAGCCCGGTCACCAGGTTTTCGGCGCTGTGCAGAATGGTATGGGTGATCATGCCGTTATCCATTACCACCACGATCCCGCGCGCAATGCCGATGATAAGCGCCACACCGAGCAGATCCCGCGAGCCGTCAATAAACGTGCTGGTGAAGGTGTCTTCACTCATGCGCGCCACGACGCCAGTGATAATGGCGGCGGCGAGAAAGACGCCGGAAATCTCGCCCATCCACCAGCCGCGCACCGCCACGCCATAGATCATCACCGCAAAGGAAGCGGCGAAAATCACAAGAATTATTTTGCGTGTAGCCGTGAAGGGAAGGCTTTCCTCTGAGCGGTTGCCAAGAAAATGCGCCCGGTTGGACTCCCATAAATCGGCCACGACGGAAGAGGATGGATCCTGACGCACGCGGCGGGCGTAGCGCATTACCCACAACACGCAGATAACCCAGCCGATGACCAGTAGCGCCACGCGCAGCCCAATACCGCTGGTGAAGGGAATACCTGCGGCGTTGGCGGCGATGACGGTCGCGAAGGGATTAATGGTCGAGCCGAGCGTACCGATACCCGCGCCGAGTAGCACCGTCGCGGCCGCCACCAGCGGGTCAAAACGCGCGGCCATCATGACCGGCACCAGCAGCGTGTAAAACGGCAGCGACTCCTCCGCCATACCGTAAATCGTGCCGCCTGCGGCAAACAGCGCCATGAGTATGGGGATCATCCACTCTTCTTTACCATGCAGGCGCTCCGTGACGCGCTCGATGCCAGCATCGATGGCCCCGGTTTTATTCACCACGCCCAGAAAGCCGCCGATGATCAGCACAAACAGCGCCACGTCGATAGCGCCTGCGGTATAGGTCACATGGTTATAGAGGCCATCTATGGGGGCCAGCAAAATGGCGGTAATACCCTGCGGATGCGCCTCGACGGGCGCGTAGGTGCCTGCAACCGGGACTTCTTTGCCGAGCGTGTCGTTCATCGCCATCTGGTATTTCCCGGCGGGCACAATCCAGGTCAGCGCCGCGACCAGGGCTATCAGCACGAACAAAATGGTGTAAGCGGAAGGAAATTTGAACCTGTGCATGAGGGTCTCTCCGAAACGGCGGGCGCGCCGCGGCGCGCCCGCAAAGGTTATTCGCCAAGCGTCGCCACCATCACAGCTTTGATGGTGTGCATGCGGTTTTCCGCCTCATCAAACACAATGGAGCAGGGCGATTCGAACACCTCTTCTGTCACCTCCAGCCCCTTGAGGCCATACGCGGTTTCGATGTCGCGGCCCACGGTGGTGTGCTCGTTATGAAACGCCGGCAGGCAGTGCATGAATTTGACGTTCGGGTTGCCGGTGGCCTTCACGACCGCCTGATTGACCTGGTAGGGTTTCATCAGCGCGACGCGCTCGGCCCAGGCCTCTTTCGGCTCGCCCATTGAGACCCACACATCGGTGTAGAGGAAATCGACGCCGTCCACGCCTTCATCAACGTGCTCCGTCAGGTGAATACGTGCGCCGGTCTCAGCGGCAATTGCCCGGCACTGTTCAACCAGCGCCTCTTCCGGCCAGAACGCTTTCGGCGCAACCAGACGGATTTCCATACCCATTTTCGCCGCGCCCACCATCAGCGAATTACCCATGTTATTGCGCGCGTCGCCGAGGTAGGCGAAACGGATTTGCCTAAGCGTTTTGCCCGGCGAGTGTTCGAGCATGGTCATGAGGTCGGCCAGAATTTGCGTGGGGTGAAATTCGTTAGTCAGCCCGTTCCACACCGGCACGCCTGCGTATTTGCCGAGCTCCTCGACAATTGCCTGGCCGTAGCCGCGATACTCGATGCCGTCATACATGCGGCCCAGCACGCGCGCGGTGTCTTTCATTGACTCTTTATGGCCTATCTGCGAGCCGCTCGGCCCGAGGTAGGTGACCTGCGCGCCCTGATCAAACGCCCCGACTTCAAAGGCGCAGCGGGTGCGGGTGGAGGTTTTCTCGAAGATCAGCGCGATGTTTTTACCCACCAGCGTTTTTTTCTCGCGTCCGGCTTTTTTCGCGGCTTTCAGTTCGACCGCGAGGTCAATGAGGTACTGGATCTCTGCCGGGGTGTAATCGAGCAGTTTCAGGAAGTTGCGGTTTTTCAGGTTGATAGTCATGGTCATATCCTTTTGGTGTCAAAGTGGTGGGCGCCCCTCGCACTATTCGTCTCCCGGGCGGGGAGAGGGCTGGGGTGTGGGGGCGAAAACTCACTGTCGAATCAACGTGCCTTTATCGCCTGCGAGGATCGCCGGGCCGTCACCCAGCGCGCCGATCCCGGCCATGCCGCCGCACTGCTCGACAAACGCGCAGCACGCCGCCACTTTTGGCCCCATTGAGCCTGCGTCGAATGACAGTTCGGCCAGCTGTGCGGGTGTCACACGGGTGAGCGGGCGCTGCGTCGGTTTGCCCCAGTCGAAATACACCGCGTCGGCGTCGGTCAGAATCAACAGCGCGTCGGCGTGAAGCTGGCGCGCCAGCAGCGCGGCGGAAAGATCCTTATCGATAACCGCCTCGATACCGTGGTAGCCGTCGGCTTTATCCACCACCGGTACGCCGCCGCCGCCGTTGCAAATCACCAGATGATCGCGCCCGATAAGCGTGCGAATGGCATCACTTTCGACAATCCGTTGCGGTTGCGGCGAGGGCACCACGCGGCGGAAATAGCGCCCGTCCGCTTTCATCACCCAGCCCTTTTCGGCAGCGAGCTTGTCTGCCTGGGATTTGTCATAAACCGGGCCAATGTATTTGGTCGGGTTTTGAAATGCCGGGTCGTTTTCATCCACGGCCACCTGCGTTAACAGCACGCTGACTTCGCGCTCCGGCAGCAGGTTTTTCAGCGACTGTTGCAGCAGGTAGCCAATCATCCCCTGGCTTTCTGCGCCCAGAATGTCGAGCGGGTAGGGCGCCACGTTGACGTAAGCGCTGTTTTGTAGCGCCAGCAGCCCAACCTGCGGACCATTGCCGTGTACCAGCACCACGCGCCACTGCCGGGTAAGTTGTGCGATAGTGCGCGCCGCCAGCTCCACGTTGTGACGCTGGATCTCCGCCTCCAGCGGTTCGCCGCGTTTAAGCAGCGCATTGCCGCCGAGCGCCACCACGAGTGTGGGTTTCGTTTCCATGGGGTTCTCCTTAAATACCGTCGCGTTCCAGTGGGCAGCTCATGCAGCGGGCGCCGCCGCGTCCACGGCCAAGTTCATCGCCAGGAATGGGCAGCACGGTGATGCCGGCTTTGTCATATTTTTCGTTGGTCCAGATGTTGCGCTCATAGCCGATCACCACGCCGGGGCGTACGGTCAGCACGTTATTAGCGTCATTCCATTGCTCGCGCTCGGCCTCAAAGGCGTCGCCGCCGGTAGTGATGAGCGTGATGCGATCGACGCCAAGCGCCTTCTCAAGTGCGTATACCAGGGTTTTTTCTTCCCGGCGCGCAATGCCGCCGCGCCCATCCGGCGTTAAGGTCCAGCACTTCACATCGGGGCGCACCACTTCGGGATAGACGGAGAAAATGTCGATATCGATATGCGTCATGACGGTGTCGAGGTGCATACAGGAGCGATGCTTGGGCAGTTCAACGGCAATCACGCGCGTCGCCTGCTGGTGTTTAAACAGGGCGCTTGCCAGAAACTCCACCCCCTGCGGCGTGGTGCGTTCAGACATGCCGATTAATACCGCGCCGCGCCCAATCACTAATACGTCTCCGCCTTCAAGGGTCGCGTGGTCGTAATTAATGTTCTGGTCGCCGAAATATTTAATAAATTCGCCATCGGCAAATGCCGGGTGCCAGCGATAAATCGCACGTAAATTATTGGTTTCGCGCTGGCGAGCTTGTTTTGCCATTGGGTTAATCGATACGCCGTTATATATCCAGCAGGAGGTGTCGCGGGTGAACAAATGATTAGGCAGCGGCTCCATAATAAAATCATTGGCTCCGTGCGTATCCACCACCATATTATGAATCGAGGCCGGGATTTCGCTGAATGTCAGGCCGCCACTTAAGCGGCGCGCCAGTTCCCGGTGCGGCAGATCGGCAAGCCAGCCACGGATATCGGAAGCAAAAGAAGGCCCCAGACGGTACTCAGAGACCTGCGTCTCCAGCAGCCAGGCTTTCGCTTCGGGAATATCCAGCGTACGCGTAAGCAGATCCGTCAGTAATAATACTTCGACGCCCTGTTCGCGCAGCGTCCGGGCGAAAATATCGTGTTCTTCTCCCGCACGCTCGACGGATAATACATCGTCGAAAAGTAATTCCTGACAATTAGACGGCGTCAGCCTTTTCAGGCTTAAATTAGGCCGGTGCAACATAACGCTGCGCAATTGACCAATTTCTGATCCCACGTAATGCTTTTCCATATTTATTCCTTGGCTAATTTCAGAATAAAAACGGTGGCATTATGCGAAAGGTGTTCGCATAACGAATAACCGTGCAGATTGAACTCGATATAAATAGTACTGGAGCGATTCGCTGACATTGTGATGAATATCACGGGAAAGCCGGGGATTTTATTATTCCGAAGAAAGGATGATTTATTTCATGGAAAGTTTAATTAATTCGTCGGGCAATATGAATCGCTACGCAGAAAATGCAACGCTTATGCGGCAGTGTTAATATTTTGTTTGTGGTCAATAAACGAACACCTATATAAGATAATGAATAATAAGCATATTTAAGAGAGGTGAATATCGTTATGCATTACCGGTGCGCATTTATTTCGAAAGACTGCAAATAACGCAAATAATTATGACGCTGGCGCGCTTGTTTGCCGGGTAAGCAAAACGTGACCGCACCGCCTTTTTTCCGTTATTGGCTTTTAAAACAGTCGGTTGTTGCGAAGCGCCGTTTTATATTCGCCAGAGTTATGCATAAAAGTTGCATAAACGCCTGGCTAACATTAACAAGCTTGTAACGCATGACGCGATAACCATGCGCTGAAGCAGGTTTCGCTGAGAAACCAGTGGCATGATGCGGCAATTCCTCGTATAACACAGAAAAATGAAACAGTGTTTTATATAAGGAGCTGGCAATGATCATCGGTAATATCCACGCGCTGGGCACCTGGCTGCCCGCGCCGTTTCGCGACGCCATCGAGCAGGTGAAACAGCAGGTGACGGCGCAAACCGCGCCGGGTAAGTACGATCTGGACGGTAACCGCCTCTTTTTCTTGCTCTCGGAAGACATGACCGAGCCGTTTGAAAAGCGTCGCGCCGAGTATCACGCGCGGTATCTGGATATTCAGATTGTGCTGGCGGGCCGTGAAGGAATGACCTTCAGCACACAGCCGGCAGGGGCGCCGGAAACGGACTGGCTGGCGGATAAAGACATTGCGTTTTTGCCCGAGGGCGCGCAGGAAAAAACCGTGGTGCTGGAAGAGGGCGACTTCGTGATTTTCTGGCCTGGCGAAGTGCATAAACCGCTGTGCGCGGTGGGCGAGCCGGACAAGGTACGCAAAGTTGTGGTGAAGATGTTGATGGAATGAGTGGGTTACAGGTGGGCCAGCGAAGCGCACCCACCGTTCGGAAGGGGTGCGCATAGAGCATGCGCATCCGCTTTCCGGATTTATTCAGCCAGCGTCGCGACCATCACCGCTTTGATCGTATGCATCCGGTTTTCGGCCTGGCAAAACACAATGCTGTTGGCCGATTCAAACACCTCGTCGGTTACTTCCATGCCGCCTTTTAAGCCGTACTGTTCGGCCATCTGCTTGCCAAGCGTGGTCTGGTCGTCATGAAACGCGGGCAGACAATGCAGGAATTTCACGTTCGGGTTGCCGGTAAGTGCGAGCATCTGACGGTTCACCTGATAAGGGCGCAGGAGTGCGATACGCTCCGCCCATTTCTCCTTCGCCTCGCCCATCGACACCCAGACGTCGGTATAAATGAAATCTGCGTCCTTTACGCCAGCGGCGATATCTTCGGTTAATGTGATGCGCCCGCCGGTTTCTTTCGCCAGCGCCTGGCACTCGGTGACCAGTTCTTCGGCAGGCCAGCAGCTCTGCGGGGCGACAAGACGTAAATCCAGCCCCGTCAACGCGGCGGCTTCCAGCATCGAATTGCCCATGTTATTACGCGCGTCGCCGGCATAGACCAGCGTCATTTCGTTAAGCGCTTTGCCTGGCAAATGCTCCTGCATGGTGAGCAGGTCCGCCAGCAGCTGTGTTGGGTGAAACTCATCAGTCAGGCCGTTCCACACCGGCACGCCAGCATACTGCGCCAGCGTTTCGACGATTTCCTGACCAAAGCCGCGATACTGAATGCCGTCATACATACGGCCCAGGACGCGCGCGGTATCCTTAATTGATTCTTTATGCCCAATTTGACTGCCGCTTGGCCCGAGGTAAGTGACGCGCGCGCCCTGGTCATATGCGGCAACTTCGAAAGAGCATCGTGTGCGGGTTGAGTCTTTTTCGAAGATGAGCGCAATGTTTTTTCCGGTAAGCTTTTGAACTTCAATGCCCTTTTTTTTATCGCTTTTGAGCTTTGCGGAAAGCTCCAGCAAGTTATGAATTTGGGCAGGCGTAAAATCGAGCAATTTTAAAAACGATTTCTGATACAACGCAGACATGATCCCCTCACTGGCTGACGCCACTTATTGAATTAAAATTCAATATATATGTATGAATATGCATTTGCAACCCCTCGTGTTAAAACTTTGCGGGGAAAGGTGGAGGCATTCCCGATGGTGTGTGAAAATAGAAGGTATCTGCCGACACACTGAGGAACGAGCCATGGCAAACCCGGAATTACTGGAAGAGCAGCGCGAAGAGACGCGTCTGATTATTGAAGAGCTGCTTGACGATGGCAGCGATCCTGATGCGTTGTACACCATTGAACACCATTTCTCAGCAGACGATTTCGATACGCTGGAGAAGCTGGCGGTGGAAGTTTTTAAGCTTGGCTATGAAGTGACAGACCCGGAAGAGCTGGAGCTCGAAGAGGGCGGTGAAACCGTCATCTGCTGCGACGCGCTGAGCGAGTGTGCGCTGAATGCGGAGCTTATCGACGCACAGGTCGAGCAACTGATGAATCTGGCGGAAAAATTCAACGTTGAATACGACGGCTGGGGTACTTACTTTGAAGACCCGGACGGCGAAGGCGAAGAAGACGACGACGACGATATGGATAAAGACGACGACGGTGTCCGTCACTAAGTCGCCCTTTGCGGCAGCGCAGCGCTGCCGCATTTCAGGAACCCCGCATGAATTACGACGCACTCCTCCTCCCCGTTAAAAATTTTCTGCACTGCGCGACCCCACAAGCCTGGATTGATGAAGCCAGAGCGCCGGAAAACCTGCCGCTGCTGCTGACCGACCACATGATTTGTGAGCTGAAAGCCGCGCAAACCGCGATGCTGTTGATTCGCCGCTATGTCGCCGATAAAAGCGGTTCTGACGATCTTCTCGGCTGGCTGAAGCCCTATGAAGATTTCACTTACCGCGAAGGGCCGGAGCCAGATTTTCTGGCGCTGCATAAGCGCATTGGCAAAAGCGTGATGCCTCAGACCGATGACCCGTGGGGCCAGACGCTTATCGACAGCATGGTGTTGCTTATCAAAGAAGAATTACACCACTTCTGGCAGGTGCGCGAAGTGATGCAAGCGCGTAACATTCCGTACGTGAAAATTACCGCCAGCCGCTACGCACGCGGGCTGCGGCGCGAAATGCGCACCTATGAGCCGGCAACGCTTATCGATAAGCTGATTTGCGGGGCGTATATCGAAGCGCGCTCCTGCGAGCGTTTCGCCGCGCTGGCGCCTTATCTGGATGACGATTTACAGAAGTTCTATTTGTCGCTGCTGCGTTCTGAAGCGCGGCATTATCAGGATTACCTCGATCTGGCACAGCGGATTTCACCCGATGACATTACGCCACGCGTGCAAACGCTGGGCGAGGCGGAAGCACGGCTGATTAATCAGCCCGACGCCGAGTTTCGCTTTCACAGCGGCGTACCGGCGCAGGCTTGCGCCTTCTAAAAACGATCAATACCGAAGGGATAAAAATGAACTGGCATCATGTCTTGATTTCCGCATGGGTGGGCGTTGCGCTCGCGGGCATCGCTTCAGCGCTCTATAAGAAAGGCAAAGTGAATAAATTTGCGGCGATTGCGATTTTCGTCGTCGGCATTGTGGTATGGAATGTCGCGGATATCGCCTGGCTTAAGGGCAGTAAGGCATCACCGGAGCAGGGCTTCGATGAGGCGTTTAACAGCATGCCGGTGTATAAGCTGATTCAGGAAAAAGATCCGGCGTTTTACGCGCGCGTTCGCAACCAGGCTGTTGAAATGGTGAAGCAGGGCAAAACGCAGCAAGAAGTGATCGACGCCATTCAAATTCATATGGCCGACCTTGAAATGCAGCGGATTCAGTTTGCGCCAGATAATGAAGTGATGGCTTATATGCGTACCAGCATGGCGCAGACCCGCGAAATGCAGCAACACAGCGATGATGCCTGTTTCCGCTTCCTGATGCCGCAGGTAAAAGGCGGCGTGAACCCGGTGAATATGTTGTCGAAAGATATCATTGCAAAGCGTATGGACGTCGAGATGCAACTGCTGTCGGCAAGCTACGGCCCTAACGCGCATAAAGTTACCCCGCAGGAGCAGGCGCTCGCAGGAGAGACGATGGCCCCGATAGGCCAGGCGTTACAGGAAAAATATGGCGAGACGGTAGAGGTCTTTAACGATCCGCAAAAAGGCGTCGGCCAGGAAAAACAGGTCTGCAATATGGTGCAGGATCTCTGGCGTAACGTGCTGGCTTTGCCGCCGGAAAAAGCCGGGGCGGTTATCCGTCTCGCGATGCAGCAATAATAAAAAAGCCGGGATAACCCGGCTTTTTTTATTTCGCGCTGATATTCGCTAATCAGAGCGTTTTTAACATGCGCACTTCGCAGTCGACATGGCCGGTGCAGCCAAGCGGTTCGGAAATCGGGGCAAACCCAAGGCGTTCATAAAGCGCGATGGCCTCTTTTAAAAACGCGGTGGTTTCCAGATAGCAGCGGCGATAACCCTGCGAGCGGGCAAAGTCCATCGCCTGGATAGCAAGCTTTTTGGCAAGCCCTCTGCCGCGCGCAACGGGCAGGAAATACATTTTCTGCAATTCGCAAATATCGGTTT from the Cronobacter condimenti 1330 genome contains:
- the rraB gene encoding ribonuclease E inhibitor RraB translates to MANPELLEEQREETRLIIEELLDDGSDPDALYTIEHHFSADDFDTLEKLAVEVFKLGYEVTDPEELELEEGGETVICCDALSECALNAELIDAQVEQLMNLAEKFNVEYDGWGTYFEDPDGEGEEDDDDDMDKDDDGVRH
- a CDS encoding YfcC family protein, whose translation is MHRFKFPSAYTILFVLIALVAALTWIVPAGKYQMAMNDTLGKEVPVAGTYAPVEAHPQGITAILLAPIDGLYNHVTYTAGAIDVALFVLIIGGFLGVVNKTGAIDAGIERVTERLHGKEEWMIPILMALFAAGGTIYGMAEESLPFYTLLVPVMMAARFDPLVAAATVLLGAGIGTLGSTINPFATVIAANAAGIPFTSGIGLRVALLVIGWVICVLWVMRYARRVRQDPSSSVVADLWESNRAHFLGNRSEESLPFTATRKIILVIFAASFAVMIYGVAVRGWWMGEISGVFLAAAIITGVVARMSEDTFTSTFIDGSRDLLGVALIIGIARGIVVVMDNGMITHTILHSAENLVTGLSTTVFINVTYWLEVLLSFLVPSSSGLAVLTMPIMAPLADFAHVGRSLVVTAYQSASGIVNLITPTSAVVMGGLAIARVPYVRYLKWVAPLILILTVLNMAALSLGVLF
- a CDS encoding YhcH/YjgK/YiaL family protein, which codes for MIIGNIHALGTWLPAPFRDAIEQVKQQVTAQTAPGKYDLDGNRLFFLLSEDMTEPFEKRRAEYHARYLDIQIVLAGREGMTFSTQPAGAPETDWLADKDIAFLPEGAQEKTVVLEEGDFVIFWPGEVHKPLCAVGEPDKVRKVVVKMLME
- the argF gene encoding ornithine carbamoyltransferase, which produces MSALYQKSFLKLLDFTPAQIHNLLELSAKLKSDKKKGIEVQKLTGKNIALIFEKDSTRTRCSFEVAAYDQGARVTYLGPSGSQIGHKESIKDTARVLGRMYDGIQYRGFGQEIVETLAQYAGVPVWNGLTDEFHPTQLLADLLTMQEHLPGKALNEMTLVYAGDARNNMGNSMLEAAALTGLDLRLVAPQSCWPAEELVTECQALAKETGGRITLTEDIAAGVKDADFIYTDVWVSMGEAKEKWAERIALLRPYQVNRQMLALTGNPNVKFLHCLPAFHDDQTTLGKQMAEQYGLKGGMEVTDEVFESANSIVFCQAENRMHTIKAVMVATLAE
- the pyrI gene encoding aspartate carbamoyltransferase regulatory subunit, which encodes MTHDNKLQVEAIRRGTVIDHIPAQVGFKLLSLFKLTETDQRITIGLNLPSGEMGRKDLIKIENTFLTDEQVNQLALYAPQATVNRIDDYEVVGKSKPSLPDRIDNVLVCPNGNCISRIEPVASSFAVKTRGEAVQLKCKYCEKEFARHVVLAD
- a CDS encoding arginine repressor — translated: MKDYGDYSGKEQQQMTVCQRLISNKTYCSQEEIRRDMQRHGFDNISQSSVSRLLKLLGVVKIRNAKGQKIYSLNPLLRPAPDAARSISEMVVSVEHNSEFILVHTVAGYGRAVAKVLDYHALPEILGVVAGSSIVWIAPRDVRRTALIHKRINYLLRMH
- the pyrB gene encoding aspartate carbamoyltransferase; the encoded protein is MANPLFQKHIISINDLSRAELELVLETAAKLKANPQPELLKHKVIASCFFEASTRTRLSFETSMHRLGAAVVGFSDSSNTSLGKKGETLADTISVISTYVDAIVMRHPQEGAARLATEFSGGVPVLNAGDGANQHPTQTLLDLFTIQETQGRLENLTIAMVGDLKYGRTVHSLAQALAKFNGNRFCFIAPDALAMPQYILDMLDEKGIAWSLHSAIEDVVQEVDILYMTRVQKERLDPSEYANVKAQFVLRAADLHGARANMKVLHPLPRIDEITTDVDKTPHAWYFQQAGNGIFARQALLALVLNHTI
- the arcC gene encoding carbamate kinase; translated protein: METKPTLVVALGGNALLKRGEPLEAEIQRHNVELAARTIAQLTRQWRVVLVHGNGPQVGLLALQNSAYVNVAPYPLDILGAESQGMIGYLLQQSLKNLLPEREVSVLLTQVAVDENDPAFQNPTKYIGPVYDKSQADKLAAEKGWVMKADGRYFRRVVPSPQPQRIVESDAIRTLIGRDHLVICNGGGGVPVVDKADGYHGIEAVIDKDLSAALLARQLHADALLILTDADAVYFDWGKPTQRPLTRVTPAQLAELSFDAGSMGPKVAACCAFVEQCGGMAGIGALGDGPAILAGDKGTLIRQ
- the ridA gene encoding 2-iminobutanoate/2-iminopropanoate deaminase, whose protein sequence is MSRTIATENAPAAIGPYVQAVDLGNMVITSGQIPVDPKSGSVPDDIAAQARQSLDNVKAIIEAAGLKVGDIVKTTVFVKDLNDFATVNATYEAFFTEHNATFPARSCVEVARLPKDVKIEIEAIAVRR
- the argF gene encoding ornithine carbamoyltransferase, with translation MTINLKNRNFLKLLDYTPAEIQYLIDLAVELKAAKKAGREKKTLVGKNIALIFEKTSTRTRCAFEVGAFDQGAQVTYLGPSGSQIGHKESMKDTARVLGRMYDGIEYRGYGQAIVEELGKYAGVPVWNGLTNEFHPTQILADLMTMLEHSPGKTLRQIRFAYLGDARNNMGNSLMVGAAKMGMEIRLVAPKAFWPEEALVEQCRAIAAETGARIHLTEHVDEGVDGVDFLYTDVWVSMGEPKEAWAERVALMKPYQVNQAVVKATGNPNVKFMHCLPAFHNEHTTVGRDIETAYGLKGLEVTEEVFESPCSIVFDEAENRMHTIKAVMVATLGE
- the arcA gene encoding arginine deiminase, whose translation is MEKHYVGSEIGQLRSVMLHRPNLSLKRLTPSNCQELLFDDVLSVERAGEEHDIFARTLREQGVEVLLLTDLLTRTLDIPEAKAWLLETQVSEYRLGPSFASDIRGWLADLPHRELARRLSGGLTFSEIPASIHNMVVDTHGANDFIMEPLPNHLFTRDTSCWIYNGVSINPMAKQARQRETNNLRAIYRWHPAFADGEFIKYFGDQNINYDHATLEGGDVLVIGRGAVLIGMSERTTPQGVEFLASALFKHQQATRVIAVELPKHRSCMHLDTVMTHIDIDIFSVYPEVVRPDVKCWTLTPDGRGGIARREEKTLVYALEKALGVDRITLITTGGDAFEAEREQWNDANNVLTVRPGVVIGYERNIWTNEKYDKAGITVLPIPGDELGRGRGGARCMSCPLERDGI